The DNA window GattcttcttttccttcatcgctttttttccagtttttttaacattgttatTCATTTCATCTACAGACATTGTTAATCAGTTTATTTCAACTAGAAGAGATTTTTCTCCAGAATTGTAATTATGAAGTTTCTGAACACAATATTATAGAACTGGTGTTTATAAGTTAGAACCATCCGTTatttgaatatactgtatgttgtatgtgttaAATTAATATGAGACTAgctaatttaaaaagaaaaatcacaagaAAAACTCTCTTGACAGCTACCAAATGGAGACGGACATCCCAGGAACAACACCCTTACCCTTTCCCACCAATCTCACAAATCATAGCCTATGTCCTGATCCAGAGGCATGGGACTGGTTGTACACCATGCAGCCAATATACATGTTTATAATCTGTGTGCTAGGAATCCTGGGAAATGTCTTTGTCCTGCTAGTATTTTTCCTGCATAAGAAAGCCTGTTCTGTGGCAGAGATATACTTGGGGAACCTGGCTGCAGCTGACCTCCTTCTGACAGCTTGCCTACCTTTTTGGGCCATCAATGTGGCAAGTGAATTCGAATGGCAGTTTGGCTCGCTGATGTGTCGTTTGGTAAACACGGGCATCAAAATGAACATGTACTGCAGCATCTACTTTCTGGTATTGGTGAGCGCAGACCGCTACCTGGCTCTGGTGTTTGCACTGACTTATGGCAGAATGCGGCGGCCCTGGTACGCCAAGCTGAGCTGCTTGGCTGTGTGGATTCTGGGTATCATCCTGAGTGTCCCGACACTTAAATTCAGGGAGGTCATGTACATCTCCAAGTACTCAGTCACTGCTTGCATACTGAACTACCCCAACCAAACGGTGAAGCTGGTCTGTGACATTCTGCTTGTCCTGCTGGGCTTCATCATCCCTGTGACTGTCATTTCCTTCTGCACCTGCAAGATTATACAAGCATTGCACTGGAAAGTAATGGAGAGGTtcaatgcagtaaataaagagagaaaagccACGGTGCTGGTGCTAGCTGTTCTTCTGGCTTTTCTGCTGTGTTGGATTCCTTTTCACCTGGTAACCATTTTAGATATCCttataacatataaaatattaagtgGGTGTACACTACAAAATGTCTTGGATATCTGTAACCAAATATTCACATATTTGGCATTGAGCAACAGCGTGTTAAATCCAATCCTCTATGTGATAGTTGGCAAAAACttcagaaagaaagtgaaggaaCTCCAGTCATCAACACGGAAAACATTTGCATGATTAATAAAAAGCAACCAATtttagtcattaaaaaaaag is part of the Tachysurus fulvidraco isolate hzauxx_2018 chromosome 12, HZAU_PFXX_2.0, whole genome shotgun sequence genome and encodes:
- the LOC113659408 gene encoding B2 bradykinin receptor-like, translating into MTALRSNSQCFKAVRHVVCSVEREGKWRQIVRGKQQIWIDFRSHPIQTSYQMETDIPGTTPLPFPTNLTNHSLCPDPEAWDWLYTMQPIYMFIICVLGILGNVFVLLVFFLHKKACSVAEIYLGNLAAADLLLTACLPFWAINVASEFEWQFGSLMCRLVNTGIKMNMYCSIYFLVLVSADRYLALVFALTYGRMRRPWYAKLSCLAVWILGIILSVPTLKFREVMYISKYSVTACILNYPNQTVKLVCDILLVLLGFIIPVTVISFCTCKIIQALHWKVMERFNAVNKERKATVLVLAVLLAFLLCWIPFHLVTILDILITYKILSGCTLQNVLDICNQIFTYLALSNSVLNPILYVIVGKNFRKKVKELQSSTRKTFA